The following are from one region of the Ischnura elegans chromosome X, ioIscEleg1.1, whole genome shotgun sequence genome:
- the LOC124170955 gene encoding uncharacterized protein LOC124170955, with translation MHGQNLVLLMAAAVAWAQQLAPQVAILRQINHVNDDGSYTYGYEAADGSFKIETRDAEGTVRGMFGFVDERGRQRRVSYTAGNTTGFQTTGEPPSEAPTPTPRPVRPLPAAHGGHRDSVAKLIRHLGILGAKQSGSHRFLHPSEPPTTAASVRETTGSGGAAGRESTTTRRPSVVQRIVRPEARRVESTTRKPEEVTESTTEKREEEKVEPVQRRPVVRVVTERPHFVVVPSRLLRWRPGDRENKADFGEEEVQPEALLRQRLTSVPVPKDSIHYRLRQLPREQLASPQTPLQIFAQKSEIPSNYQEQQYYPPQKNIVAFLPSTPRPNTFQSRPIPVFPPIQPSSIPRTYSQAYQVSEPSNGSGRVFSNDGNYAPKAQQVPQYLPHPQLLYHQKPPTYNVDANRYNSYQPRPNPYPPTIQGYPIYGPRGLIELLLAYLQQQQTPAPPPGDYANQFPADPRNIIPQPQYVPENSGFTPPAIFIPYPAPADRFQIPVNNVAPVPNNYEYGRIFDQRLNPTLIRQPINTQNRVQRPIPYNNGINPYVRRRGNVFPVNYLIDPQNVNFRQGVPLQAAPLQLQPLYVDTARSHPAPLPLSYPVQSARQGAPVSVTTVSPRSAVETPSSSESQDLPFGFTKKFRSVEVIAPDTEANTPKNQKTDEM, from the coding sequence GTCCTGCTGATGGCGGCGGCGGTGGCTTGGGCGCAACAGCTCGCCCCGCAGGTTGCCATCTTGCGGCAAATCAACCACGTGAACGACGACGGCTCGTACACGTACGGCTACGAGGCGGCCGACGGGAGCTTCAAGATCGAGACGAGGGACGCCGAGGGTACGGTTCGCGGCATGTTCGGTTTCGTGGACGAGCGGGGCCGGCAGAGGCGCGTCTCCTACACGGCGGGCAACACCACCGGCTTCCAGACGACCGGAGAACCTCCTAGCGAAGCCCCAACGCCCACCCCGAGACCTGTCCGACCCCTTCCGGCGGCCCACGGAGGCCACCGCGATTCGGTCGCCAAGCTGATCCGCCATCTTGGCATCCTGGGCGCCAAACAGTCGGGCTCCCACCGGTTCTTGCACCCATCAGAACCACCAACCACGGCGGCGAGCGTGCGGGAGACAACGGGGAGCGGCGGCGCGGCCGGGCGAGAGTCTACGACGACGCGGAGGCCAAGCGTTGTGCAGCGGATCGTGAGGCCCGAGGCGAGGAGGGTAGAGAGTACGACGCGGAAGCCGGAGGAAGTGACTGAGTCCACGACGGAAAAGCGGGAGGAAGAGAAGGTGGAACCGGTGCAGAGGAGGCCCGTGGTGAGGGTGGTGACAGAGAGGCCCCACTTTGTGGTCGTACCCTCGAGGCTGCTGCGGTGGCGACCAGGGGACCGTGAGAACAAGGCTGACTTTGGAGAGGAGGAAGTACAACCAGAGGCATTGCTACGACAACGTTTGACAAGCGTTCCGGTTCCGAAAGACAGCATCCATTATCGACTGAGACAGCTACCGAGAGAGCAGCTGGCTTCACCTCAGACTCCGCTGCAAATATTTGCACAAAAAAGTGAAATTCCCTCCAACTATCAAGAGCAGCAGTACTATCCCCCTCAAAAGAATATTGTAGCATTCCTTCCGAGTACTCCTAGACCTAATACATTTCAATCTCGTCCAATACCAGTCTTTCCTCCAATTCAACCAAGCTCTATACCGAGGACGTATTCCCAGGCTTACCAAGTAAGTGAACCATCTAATGGATCAGGAAGAGTGTTTAGTAATGATGGTAACTATGCCCCTAAAGCCCAACAAGTCCCGCAATACCTGCCTCATCCCCAACTTCTTTACCATCAAAAACCACCCACCTATAATGTAGATGCAAATCGATACAATTCTTACCAACCAAGACCCAATCCTTATCCCCCCACAATCCAAGGTTATCCTATTTATGGACCCAGGGGCTTAATTGAATTGCTACTGGCatatttacaacaacagcaaacTCCTGCTCCACCACCTGGAGATTATGCAAACCAGTTTCCAGCTGATCCAAGAAATATAATTCCACAACCACAGTATGTACCAGAAAACTCTGGATTCACTCCACCAGCAATATTTATCCCTTATCCTGCTCCAGCTGATCGATTTCAAATACCAGTCAATAATGTAGCCCCTGTCccaaataattatgaatatggTAGGATTTTTGACCAAAGACTAAATCCAACACTGATAAGGCAGCCCATAAACACCCAAAATAGAGTCCAAAGACCTATTCCTTATAACAATGGCATAAATCCTTATGTTAGAAGAAGGGGGAATGTTTTTCCTGTCAATTATTTAATTGATCCTCAAAATGTGAATTTTCGACAAGGTGTTCCCCTACAGGCGGCACCCCTACAACTTCAGCCATTGTATGTGGACACAGCCAGAAGTCATCCTGCTCCACTCCCATTAAGTTATCCAGTTCAATCTGCAAGACAAGGTGCTCCAGTTAGTGTGACAACTGTTTCTCCTAGAAGTGCTGTAGAGACTCCATCAAGTTCGGAAAGCCAAGACTTACCATTTGGATTTACCAAAAAATTTCGATCAGTTGAAGTTATAGCACCAGATACAGAAGCCAACACACCAAAAAATCAGAAAACTGATGAAATGTGA